tttggagtagcagcggtctCATGGTATAAGCTCAAGTCCAATTTACATGGAAGTTTGACACTTGGACGAATCcaaggtggtgaagaatattcgccaaggtggagtttgttagagttgtgtcgaatattgtgtacaaggtcgTTTACATTTGGACTccgagttgtattgtgtttagacgGGATATGGAGTTGTgtcaagtaggacacttgtatcctaggtctCTCATATAATGCGGGGGTAGGCACACGATGTgatctatgccaacataatagcacaggaacgcaggggaagccggcggcacgTGCCGGCGTCCAGGGTGACTGGGTGCGGTATTGTAGTGGCGTCATGGGGAGGAACGCCCATAGTCAGTCCTTGGGGacgtagccatatcggtgaacctcgttaacaaatcttggttTCGTGCCCGTGTGATTGCCTTTTCTCGGATGATCGACTATACATCTCGAATTTATTCTAGCACAGGCAAATACATGTAAACTTGTCATACCGCTGTGATTTCTTATTTCTTTAGAAGAAGGATCTTGGCTCTACCCCTTTGGTTTTCCGGGGTATACATCTAAGTGGACTCGCAGTTTTGCCTACCTGTCAATTCACCTATTGGTTGCTGGTCATTGTCCGTCTTTTTATTGGGAGGACTTGCAACGTTTGCCATAAGCTGGTGgaggctaagagcatctccagccgggcCCCCAGGATGCCCCCACGAGCACTTTTTGCACGCCGGCGCTTAATTTTTCTCCCAGCCGAGACCCCAAGAGCTCTGTTTTCGCCGGATTTAGCCAAAATTAGCGCCGGCGCGCGCAGGCGAAACCCAGCCTACCGGGAGGCTCTTGGGGGAGGAGAGAGAAGGCTTTGCATGTCTTTTGGCCCACAGTCAGCCTCTCTTCACCCTTTTTCTCCGGGCCCCACCCACGTGCACTCTCTCTTTTCCTTCTCACCTCCACGCGCGCCTGCCTCGTCGCCTTGCTCTTCTCCTCGCCGCGCGCCTGCCTCGCCGCCTTGCTCCTCTCCTCGCCGCGTGCCTACCTCGCTGCACTCGCCGTCCAAGGGCCCGCCTGCCTCGCTGCACTCGGGAGGGAGGGGAAGACGCCGCTGCCGCCACACGCTCTGGACGAGTACATGGCCGCTGCgtggccggggcggagctcgcCCGCGCCCGCCTCTGCGTGGCCGGGGCGGCCCACGCACGCGCTCGGCTGTGCGTGGCGGAGCTCGCCCGTGCCCGCCTCTGCGTGGCCACGGAACACCGCCGCCCTCGCCTCGCCAGGCTCGAGCCGCTGGCGCGAACTGCTCGGGCGTCCACTGGCACCGCGTCGGACCTCGCGTCGGCGCCGCTCCTCCCGTGACAGCTCCGACTCAGAGGCCTCGCTCTGGCACCGCCACTCCACGTCCAGGGCCACGCGCGTCAGCAGGTTCCACATCCGCACCCGTCCCATCGCTCCCGCGTGCGTCCCCGGCTGGCTGCGTCGCCCCTCCGCGCGCCAGCACCAGCAGCAACTCGGCCACGTCGCAGAGCCTCTTCGGCAGCATGTTCACGCCGTCTTCCGTGGCCCAGGCGCCGCAGTACCCGGAGCGTGCACTGGCGGCCAAGCCCCCGTCGCTGTGTCTTGCGACCGACGGACGCAGCAAGGCGGGCAGCGGGGCAGGCAGCAGGGTGCGTGCTTCTCGTTCTCTCCTCCGTGCGGGGAGGCGGCGGAcgccctcgacctcctcgtcgtctCCTCCGGCGACGCTgtgggcgggcgcgggcggcgaagCTTGCGGCCCCGTCCCCGAGCGCGGAGGCCACGGGCGCCCCGGCCACGAGAGCGGCGGCCAGGGTGGGAGGCCAGGCGGTGCGGGGGGCGGCCGGGCTGGTCCAGAAGGACGGGGTGGCCTGGGGTCGCCGGTGAGCTCGAGTCCGGCGTGCTGGGTATGCACAGAAGGCGTTTGTTGCAATGATcggagaaaaaaaaaagaaaaatgactaCTTATCAGGGGGATGACTGGAAAAATGCACGCCCCCGTACCAAAAATTTTGCCGGGGCCTCTCAGGAGGCCGAAAAAACGCCTCCTGGGGgcacaacggctggagatgctctaggGGAGATGCTCTAAGGGAGACTTGTTGGTACGGGGGCGTCCCCGGCCGGCTGCGTCGCCCCTCCGCGTGCCAGCACCAGCAGCAACTCGGCCACGTCGCAGAGCCTCCTCGGCAGCATGTTCGCGCCGTCTTCCGTGGCCCAGGAGCCGCAGTACCCGGAGCATGGACTGGCGGCCAAGCCCCCGTCGCTGTGCCTTGCGACCGACGGACGCAGCAGGGCGGGCAGCGGGGCAGGCAGCAGGGTGCGTGCTTCACCTTCTCTCCTTCGTGCGGGGAGGCGGCGGAcgccctcgacctcctcgtcgtctCCTCCGGCGACGCTgtgggcgggcgcgggcggcgaagCTTGCGGCCCCGTCCCCGAGCGCGGAGGCCACGGGCGCCCCGGCCACGAGAGCGGCGGCCAGGCGGTGCGTGGGGCGGCCGGGCTGGTCCCGAAGGACGGGGTGGCCTGGGgtcgtcgccggtgagctcgagtCCGGCGTGTTGGGTATGCACAGAAGGCGTTTGTTGCAATGAccggagaaaaaaaagaaaaatgactaCTTATAAGGGGGATGACTGGAAAAATGCACGTCCCCGTACCAAAAATTTCGCCGGGGCCTCTTAGGAAGCCGAAAAAATGCCTCCTGAAGgcacaacggctggagatgctctaagggagGGAGACTTGTtggaacacccccccccccaattGGGTCCGTGTCATTGGCGACGCTGCGGGCGACAAGGGCGAGGAGATGGATGGAGCGGGCCGTGCGGATCCGTGACGACGCAACCTCGTGGATCCTTTGTGTGCTGATCGGGAGGCGGAGGCGGAATTAGGTCCAGTGACGAGGGAATGGCAAGCGAGGAGATCCGAGATGTACAGCTACAGAGCAGATCAGGAGCTCCTCAACCTGGCACGACGGATCTACTTCGAGGGCACAAGGGAAGTCAAGAGGGGGATGCCTCATCCGACTGCCTCTCCAGCTGCGTTCGTCGATTGGGCGAGGATGGAGGGCAAAAGTGGGGATCCCCGGCGAAGAGCAAGGTGGGAAAAGGCACATAATCAAACCCCTAGATTGTGTGTTCTGTGCTGAAAATGAGACAAATCATCATTTATTGTTTGATTGCATAGTTGCCACGAGTGTATGGTCCTTTGTCAGCCATCACTTTGAAATCGAGATAGGCACAAATTTCGAGTTTGTTGCTCGACTTTGGGTTTCTAACAAAAATAACTTAGCTTTGAACATTGCTAGCTCTCTGTCCTATGGTGTTTGTGGAAATATAGGAACTCTATGATTTTTAACCACACCATCTGGACCTCTATTATTCAGGTGTGGAGTTTGATCCTCAGAATGCTCAAATTATGGGTGATGCTGACCCCAGAGGCTGGCAAGCCCAAGATGGAGGTGTTGTTGAGCGCTCTGACAAAACTTCTCCAACAACCCTTGAGGATCTTGAGTGGCTGAAGATGAAGGCCACAAAATTTGAAGTTGATGCCGGTTGGAGTAACCTCAGGATCTCAGAAGAAAAAGGATGCTTCCACTCTCCTGCCAAGAAGCGAGACACCAATGACAAAGTCGCCATGACCAGCCCGGTGTCCACCCTCGCGATCTGCTGGTCACCCCAAGCTGCATTGGCACCACCATTCAAGTTCAGAAAGGGTGAAGACATGATCGCGATGTGAGATAAAGCGGGCGCTCGCTGTACTCCGGTCCCCATGCACCTGTAACAGTCTCTGGCAGACCGCTGGGGGTTATAACTCTATTGtcctttgttttcctttttctacCGTTTTGCATTAGCTCAGCTGTTGCGCGTGTGTGCTTGTAATAAGGAACCCTCAGGCATAAGTTGGGCTGTTCCTTTTCTACCGTTTTGCATCAGCTCAGCTGTTGCGCGTGTGTGCTTGTAATAAGGAACCCTCAGGCATAAGTTGGGCTGTATTCGATGGTTTCATTCTAGCTAATGCAACCTGGGAGAGGCCTCCCTGTTCATCTAAAAACAAATGTTTGCCATAAGCCATAGGTGTGGCTTATGGTTTAATTTTTCGGGAGAGTTCATGGGAGGACTTGATATGAAAATAGAGAGGAGATTGAAGCGATTCTTTGACTGCCTTGGCGGCAACACATTTTACGTGTTCTTTTGCGTTTGCAGAGCAGTATGTACCGTGAAACAATGTAAATGAGTAAGATAATGAAGTGgcccccttttcttcttctccatcttgcaaGTGTGATCTTGCTGTTATGAATGTCATGTTTTGTTGCAAGTATAGCTCTGGTATTATTCTTGTAACATTCACGTGCAGCCTGTACAATCGTTAATCACAATTTGGTTGTGTTACATTAAACCCTGTCAGCACAGACAAGTACACGACAGCAAACAAAACGATTCACccgcaaacaaaaagcaaaactaTTGTACAAAGTTAATCGCTGGGCCGTGGTGGTGTTAGATATTCCAAATTCCAGCTTAAAAAAAAGAGATATTCCAAATTCCAGGTTAGGGTACTAGTAGTACTGTACGTGTTGGAGTCTACTTCAGTGAAGTTAGGATCCGATCGAGTCGTATCGGTCTTTAAATAAAGGAAAACGTTCGGAGACGGCGCACCGGCCGAAACATCAGCCGGTCACACGCCACACGCAATGTAGTTGTGGGCCCCCAAGCGCACCGCTTCTCCTTTTCTCCAGAAGAACCACATCCACACGTCTCTTATCCTCTCTCGTCCACATCTGGCTTTACCCTGTGTATCTCTTCGTCCCCAatttcttcttctacctctggcctCCCTTCTTCCATCAGTGCCCAAGGCAAGGTCGGGCCCACCAATGACGCTGCGAGCCCACGCCGTCGCTGCCCCTTAGGACCACCGCTGCAGTCCACCCATCGTCCGCTGGAACCGGCGAGCTCCCGTGCTGCTATTGGTTGCGCCAGCAGCTGGAACCGGCAAAATAAAAAGCTGCAACCGGCAAACTGTTTTGCTACGGCGCCGACAGTGCTGCCGCGATGAGCTGCAACCGGCAACACAAAAGCTGCAGCCAGCCAACCGTTTTTGCTACGACGACGACGGTGTGCCGCGATGTGCTGCAACCCGGTGGTGCACGGAGCTGCATCCATTTTGCACCTGAGCCACGGCGACGCCATGGGATGGTTGCGACCTCTGTACGACTAGCTGCAACCATCCATGGCGAAGCTGCTACCAGTGGGAGCCATCCCATGGTGGTGGTGACCACGACCCGGCGTGGTGACCACGGCCGATGGCGATGCTGCAATTGCAACGAGCACAGCTGGAACCAGTTTGTATTTTTGTTGCAATCATCCCCAATTTTTGCTATTACCGTCTTCAGATTTTGCTGGAACCAGACCAAGTTTTGCTACCACCGTCTTTATTTTGTTGGATCCGGCGTCTCATTTTGCTTCCACCGTGTTgggtttttgctggaaccggtgtcTCATCTTAGTTGCTTCCACCGTGTTGTGTTTTTTGCCAGAATAGATGACCCATTTTTTGCTTCCACCATGTTTTGTTTTGCTGGAATCGACATAGCTTTTTGCTACAACCGCTATTGGCTGCGAGCGACGCCGGAGCGCCATTTGATGCTACAACCGGCGAGGTTGAAGGCCAACAAGGGCGACGAGGACGGCCGCGAGGGTAGCGACCAGATAGCATGTGCGGCCGGCCAGACGGAAGAGAGCGACGCGATGAAGGAAATCTTTTCGTACGCGTGTGTTTTGACAAAGACAGAGTGCATCGAACTGTTAGAATCAAAAGAAATCGTACGGCTGCGGGCTGACCGGCCCTAAattgggccggcgcgccggcgcctattAGTGGCCTTAAATAAAGGAGAATATTAACCCCGTGATCTGGTGTGTGCGCCTACGTGTTGCAAGTTTCGAGCCAGCTTTGTACGCACGGCCGGATCGATCCGAGCTTTTCTTCGTCGTCCTTGTTGCTGGATGGAAGTGCTCGCGGCGGTGGGATCTACAATGCCTAGGCACGTCTCCTCCCTGCCGCTGCCGCTGCAGATCACCAAGATCTCGTCGTCCAGATCTTGGCGCATCATCACGGAGCACGTCCCCACCACCTACAGTTTCCAGGTGACCAACTACCTGCAGCTCAAGGACGCGGGCTTCCACGCCTGCGTTACTTCGCCCGGCTTCAGCGTCGGCGGCTACAATTGGCAGATCGCCTTCTACCCAGACGGCGAGGACGGCTACACCTCCTTGTACCTACGTTATCTCGGCCAAGCCACGGATGTGAGAGCCAAGTGCACGGTGAGCGTGCTGGGGAATGACGGCCAGCCACCGCTGGTCTGCCGCGACACGCCGGAGTGCGTCTTTACTCCGGGGCCAGGCCGGGGCTACCGCAGGTTCGTCGAGAAGTCCAAGCTGGAATCGCTATTGCGGCTCGGAGACGGCCACTTCACGATACGGTGCGTCCTCACCGTCAGGGACGTGTCTCCGTCCGAGCTGCCCGGCCACCTCGAGCGCATGCTCAGGGACGGGCGATGTAGCGACGTCACGTTCCGCGTGGGAGGCCGGAAGTTCCGCGCGCACCGGGCCCTCCTGGCCGCGCGGTCGCCGGTCTTCGCTAAGCTCTTTGGCCCCATGCCGGAGAAGGGCACGCGGCGCGTCGTCAAGGTCGTCGACGTGGAGCCAGCCATCTTCCAGATTCTCCTTCACTACATTTACACGGGCTCACTACCGGCGTGCCACGACGAAGGAGGGTATGATGCCATGGTGATGGAGCATTTGCTCGTAGCCGCAGGCAAGTACGGGCTGGAAAAGTTGAAACTCATGTGTGAAGAGGAGCTGTGCAGAAGGATCGACGAGGAagctgttagaattaatgggctaggcccatagcaatttctgaaatctcaaagcccatgtgtaaaatggcaagtggtggtgctatgtttagtcccaccttggaagttgaagaagagttggcctcgcctcgcctggcctggccgggccgggccgggccggggcgtggcgtggcgaggcgaggcggcgcgtacatgcgacatgcacgtgaatggtccgccgaaatccggtccgtctccttgcaggagcgcagcttccttttgtcGTTTTATTTtgatgtcttggcagacaagtttttgatttcttgtccggtaagtatacgaattagaaaccgagtcggtttgggattgtggtcgcgacacaataccgcctctggtcctaatatatatacagctaccggctgcggccagagacacaccgaaaaacacctagggttttgcctcatctcacaacttgcgccgccatcgtagtctactccatcccaaacgccggcgtgcatcggcgcgtgggagagcaggtctccggaaccgttcgtctttgcgatcctgcaccgggagaggacgaattaggtttttgggaagcgctgtgcgcgactgctctaattcgtcatcacgggtcgtcttccgtccaagtcgggcggtgctactcatcgtcgtattcatcgccgtcagcagcagatcgttgccaacatcgtcatcaaccctgtcgcacccataatagctaacgatcagtacgtccaacatcctctgttcatgtctgtttctacagctattgttacgtgtttgctgctgttatgcatgtcttgctgttcttctagtttgctagatttttgcatgctagtatctcttctagtcatgaattatttactggaattaatcatgaacttgcctaatattccaacaatccaaaaacctaattataggcaatttactgagttaactatggctggattcgctgatgcactgaggccggataagtttaccggtgtgcactttaagaggtggcaggtgaagaccacgctctggcttactgctctgaaagttttccatgctagtgttggtgctccagagggaatgaccgacgaagatcggagaaaattccaggaagccaatactatgtttgtgggatgcattctgagtgttcttgctgaccgtctgtgtgatgtgtacatgcacataaatgACGGAAAgattctgtgggatgcactgaatgcaaaattcggtgcaacagatgcaggcagtgaactgtacatcatggagagttttcatgactacaagatggtgaataaccgttctgtggttgaacaagctcatgagatacagtgcattgtgaaggaacttgaactccttaaatgtgttctacccgacaaattcgtggctgggtgcatgattgcaaagttgcctccttcatggaggaatttcgccacaactctgaagcataagagacaggagatatcagttgaaaatctgattgcatctcttgatgttgaggaaaaagctcgggctaaagatactactgaaaaaggaggtgaggttcagcctactgctaacatggtgcagaggtacccacagaacaagaacaaagggaagaacaaacctgttttcaacaagcctaccaagactactaccttcaagaagaagaagttcaa
This region of Triticum aestivum cultivar Chinese Spring chromosome 2D, IWGSC CS RefSeq v2.1, whole genome shotgun sequence genomic DNA includes:
- the LOC123055965 gene encoding BTB/POZ and MATH domain-containing protein 2-like, which encodes MPRHVSSLPLPLQITKISSSRSWRIITEHVPTTYSFQVTNYLQLKDAGFHACVTSPGFSVGGYNWQIAFYPDGEDGYTSLYLRYLGQATDVRAKCTVSVLGNDGQPPLVCRDTPEDVSPSELPGHLERMLRDGRCSDVTFRVGGRKFRAHRALLAARSPVFAKLFGPMPEKGTRRVVKVVDVEPAIFQILLHYIYTGSLPACHDEGGYDAMVMEHLLVAAGKYGLEKLKLMCEEELCRRIDEEAVSDQCVMMLNGYSESWEHKVE